One window of Cervus elaphus chromosome 2, mCerEla1.1, whole genome shotgun sequence genomic DNA carries:
- the ZP1 gene encoding LOW QUALITY PROTEIN: zona pellucida sperm-binding protein 1 (The sequence of the model RefSeq protein was modified relative to this genomic sequence to represent the inferred CDS: inserted 2 bases in 2 codons; substituted 2 bases at 2 genomic stop codons) yields MADEVGNQFEVNNCSACSGXLPSSRGPTVFSIDYKGCHVLGETPQLGTSWHILCRVRRSLKEACQXGCCHDNTREDPCYCGNIVTGQCFKNGHSFLTVSQEMALIHACPSHLLIQMVVIGGQCCPLSHYQGFTVTTFALLDPGSWRALLHLLHLCLLPLETTSTCRSGIAGYHSDTAKPRXMGSSAGSLGFEDSSRQDSTQGPSGTRPSGQPFSSLAVALVXGVDVFVGLSQAKSRSLKKAKEGEQTE; encoded by the exons ATGAAGTTGGGAACCAATTTGAGGTGAACAACTGCTCTGCCTGCTCTGGGTGACTGCCAAGCTCCAGGGGCCCCACAGTCTTCTCTATTGATTACAAAGGCTGCCATGTGCTGGGGGAGACCCCACAGCTGGGAACCAGT TGGCACATCCTCTGCAGAGTGAGAAGGAGTTTAAAGGAAGCCTGTC CTGGTTGCTGCCATGACAACACCAGAGAGGATCCCTGTTACTGTGGCAACATAG TGACTGGCCAGTGCTTTAAAAATGGCCACTCCTTCCTCACAGTGTCCCAAGAAATGGCCTTGATCCATGCTTGTCCCTCTCACCTGCT GATTCAAATGGTGGTGATAGGAGGGCAGTGCTGCCCTTTGTCTCATTATCAGGGCTTCACTGTTACCACCTTTGCTCTCCTGGACCCTGGCTCCTGGAGAGCCCTCCTGCACCTGCTG CATCTCTGCCTGCTGCCCCTGGAGACCACGAGTACATGTAGATCAGGGATTGCAG GTTATCACAGTGACACTGCCAAGCCCA GCATGGGGAGCTCTGCAGGGTCCCTGGGCTTTGAGGATTCCTCCAGGCAGGACTCCACGCAGGGGCCCTCAGGGACCAGGCCTTCGGGCCAGCCCTTCAG TTCTCTTGCTGTTGCCCTGGTCTGAGGGGTTGATGTCTTCGTGGGCCTAAGCCAGGCCAAGTCCAGAAGCTTGAAGAAGGCAAAAGAGGGCGAACAGACTGAGTAG
- the PRPF19 gene encoding pre-mRNA-processing factor 19 — MSLICSISNEVPEHPCVSPVSNHVYERRLIEKYIAENGTDPINNQPLSEEQLIDIKVAHPIRPKPPSATSIPAILKALQDEWDAVMLHSFTLRQQLQTTRQELSHALYQHDAACRVIARLTKEVTAAREALATLKPQAGLIVPQAVPSSQPSVVGAGEPMDLGELVGMTPEIIQKLQDKATVLTTERKKRGKTVPEELVKPEELSKYRQVASHVGLHSASIPGILALDLCPSDTNKILTGGADKNVVVFDKSSEQILATLKGHTKKVTSVVFHPSQELVFSASPDATIRIWSVPNASCVQVVRAHESAVTGLSLHATGDYLLSSSDDQYWAFSDIQTGRVLTKVTDETSGCSLTCAQFHPDGLIFGTGTMDSQIKIWDLKERTNVANFPGHSGPITSIAFSENGYYLATAADDSSVKLWDLRKLKNFKTLQLDNNFEVKSLIFDQSGTYLALGGTDVQIYICKQWTEILHFTEHSGLTTGVAFGHHAKFIASTGMDRSLKFYSL, encoded by the exons ATGTCTCTGATCTGCTCTA TCTCCAATGAAGTGCCAGAACACCCCTGTGTGTCCCCTGTCTCTAATCATGTGTATGAGAGGCGACTCATTGAGAAGTATATTGCAGAGAATGGCACAGATCCCATCAACAACCAGCCTCTGTCTGAGGAGCAGCTCATTGATATCAAAG TTGCTCACCCAATCCGGCCCAAGCCTCCCTCAGCCACGAGCATCCCAGCCATTCTGAAAGCCTTGCAGGACGAGTGG GATGCGGTCATGCTGCACAGCTTCACCCTGCGCCAGCAGCTGCAGACCACCCGCCAGGAGCTCTCCCACGCTCTGTACCAGCACGATGCCGCCTGCCGTGTCATTGCCCGTCTCACCAAGGAAGTCACTGCTGCCCGAGAAG CTCTGGCGACCCTGAAACCTCAGGCCGGTCTCATTGTGCCCCAGGCTGTGCCAAGCTCCCAGCCAAGTGTTGTG GGTGCAGGCGAGCCAATGGATTTGGGCGAACTGGTGGGAATGACTCCTGAGATTATTCAGAAG cttcAAGACAAGGCCACCGTGCTCACCACGGAGCGGAAGAAG agagGGAAGACTGTGCCTGAGGAGCTGGTGAAGCCAGAAGAGCTCAGCAAATACCGGCAGGTGGCATCACATGTG GGGCTGCACAGTGCTAGCATTCCCGGGATCCTGGCCCTGGACCTCTGCCCCTCCGACACCAACAAGATCCTCACTG GTGGGGCGGATAAGAATGTCGTCGTCTTTGACAAGAGTTCTGAGCAGATTTTGGCCACCCTCAAAGGCCATACCAAGAAGGTCACCAGCGTGGTCTTTCACCCTTCCCAG GAGTTGGTGTTTTCTGCCTCCCCCGATGCTACTATCAGGATTTGGTCGGTTCCGAACGCCTCATGCGTACAGGTTGTTCGTGCCCACGAGAGCGCTGTGACAGGCCTCAGCCTCCACGCCACTGGTGACTATCTCCTGAGCTCCTCTGATGACCAG TACTGGGCCTTCTCTGACATCCAGACAGGACGTGTGCTCACCAAGGTGACCGATGAGACCTCTGGCTGCT CTCTCACCTGTGCGCAGTTCCACCCTGATGGACTCATTTTCGGGACAGGAACCATGGACTCTCAGATCAAGATCTGGGACTTGAAG GAGCGCACCAATGTGGCCAACTTCCCCGGCCACTCGGGCCCCATCACCAGCATTGCCTTCTCGGAGAACGGCTACTACCTGGCTACGGCAGCTGATGACTCCTCTGTTAAACTCTGGGATCTGCGCAAACTTAAGAACTTTAAGACGTTGCAACTGGATAATAACTTTGAG GTGAAGTCATTGATCTTTGACCAGAGCGGTACTTACCTGGCCCTTGGCGGCACCGATGTCCAGATCTACATCTGCAAACAGTGGACAGAGATTCTTCACTTTACAG AGCACAGTGGCCTGACCACGGGGGTGGCCTTCGGGCACCACGCCAAGTTCATTGCTTCCACAGGAATGGACCGGAGCCTCAAATTCTACAGCCTGTAG